Proteins encoded in a region of the Deltaproteobacteria bacterium genome:
- the glgC gene encoding glucose-1-phosphate adenylyltransferase, with the protein MSSGNRKVLAMIMAGGKGTRLYPMTKERAKPAVPFGGKYRIIDFVLSNFINSGMYACYVLTQFKAQSLMEHLRDGWRFGTLLKDQFFTIVPAQMRTGEEWYKGTADAIYQNLNLIKNFKPDIVAIFGADHIYRMDIRQMIDFHVANEADASVSALPVPLEEAASFGVIQVEPDLRVKGFQEKPKEPAPMPEDASKAFISMGNYLFNADFLINVLEEDAKKDTDHDFGKTILPGIYKDHRLFAYDFMKNEIPGVSEKEKGYWRDVGTIKAYWEANMDLKKIDADFNLYNRQWPIRTASYGAPPAKFCYDKHGRRGSVINSVVSEGSIIRGGKVQDSVMGRNVYIHSDSSIINSILMDDVEIGEGCKINMAIIDKGAKIPPGTEIGYNYEEDKKNYFMDEESSIIVIPKNE; encoded by the coding sequence GGCCAAGCCGGCTGTTCCTTTTGGCGGCAAGTACAGGATCATAGATTTTGTGCTCAGTAACTTTATAAATTCCGGTATGTATGCCTGCTACGTCCTTACCCAGTTCAAGGCCCAGTCCCTTATGGAGCACCTGAGAGACGGCTGGCGATTCGGGACCCTGCTCAAAGACCAGTTTTTTACTATCGTTCCCGCCCAGATGAGGACGGGAGAAGAGTGGTATAAAGGAACGGCTGATGCCATTTATCAGAACCTGAACCTTATCAAGAATTTCAAACCTGATATTGTGGCTATTTTCGGCGCTGACCATATCTACAGGATGGATATCAGGCAGATGATTGATTTTCATGTGGCAAACGAAGCCGACGCGAGCGTTTCCGCTCTTCCTGTGCCCCTGGAAGAGGCTGCCAGCTTCGGTGTCATCCAGGTAGAGCCCGACTTAAGGGTAAAGGGTTTTCAGGAAAAGCCCAAAGAGCCGGCGCCCATGCCGGAAGATGCTTCAAAGGCCTTTATCTCCATGGGAAATTATCTTTTCAATGCCGACTTCCTGATCAATGTGCTGGAAGAAGATGCAAAGAAGGATACGGACCATGACTTTGGGAAGACCATTCTGCCCGGTATTTACAAGGACCACAGGCTTTTTGCCTACGATTTTATGAAAAATGAAATTCCAGGTGTTTCTGAGAAAGAGAAGGGTTACTGGCGTGATGTGGGCACCATAAAAGCTTACTGGGAGGCCAATATGGACCTGAAGAAGATTGACGCCGACTTTAATCTTTACAACAGGCAGTGGCCCATCAGGACGGCAAGCTACGGCGCCCCGCCGGCCAAGTTCTGCTATGACAAACACGGCAGAAGAGGGAGTGTCATAAATTCCGTCGTTTCCGAGGGGTCTATTATCAGGGGAGGAAAGGTCCAGGATTCGGTTATGGGCAGGAATGTTTATATTCACAGCGATTCCAGTATTATAAATTCCATCCTTATGGATGATGTAGAGATTGGGGAGGGGTGCAAGATAAATATGGCCATTATCGACAAGGGGGCCAAAATTCCTCCCGGCACGGAGATTGGCTACAATTATGAAGAGGACAAGAAAAACTACTTTATGGATGAGGAATCAAGCATTATTGTCATTCCTAAAAATGAGTGA